A window from Sinanaerobacter sp. ZZT-01 encodes these proteins:
- a CDS encoding ClbS/DfsB family four-helix bundle protein, whose amino-acid sequence MARATTKSDMVTAAISNYEKLNVLISELTEKELSTPFDFTADGKKHEAHWGRDKNLRDILIHLFEWHQLLLNWVNANRNGENKPFIPAPYNWKTYGDMNVGFWEKHQSTSLEKAKEMLKKSHKEVMDLAETFTNEELFSKDIFKWVGGSSLGSYFVSATASHYDWAMKKLKAHKKNCVK is encoded by the coding sequence ATGGCCAGAGCAACAACGAAGTCGGATATGGTAACCGCAGCAATTAGCAATTACGAGAAACTGAACGTACTTATTTCTGAACTGACAGAAAAAGAATTATCAACTCCATTTGATTTCACAGCGGATGGAAAAAAGCATGAGGCACACTGGGGCAGAGACAAAAATCTTCGGGATATTTTAATTCATCTCTTTGAATGGCATCAACTGTTGCTTAATTGGGTTAATGCAAATAGAAATGGAGAAAACAAACCGTTTATTCCCGCACCGTATAATTGGAAGACCTATGGAGACATGAATGTTGGGTTTTGGGAAAAGCATCAAAGTACATCATTGGAAAAAGCAAAGGAAATGCTGAAGAAATCCCACAAAGAAGTAATGGATTTGGCAGAAACATTTACCAATGAGGAATTGTTTTCAAAAGACATATTTAAGTGGGTTGGCGGAAGTTCGTTAGGTTCTTATTTTGTGAGTGCCACAGCAAGCCATTATGATTGGGCTATGAAAAAACTGAAAGC